In a single window of the Bacillus clarus genome:
- a CDS encoding IS6 family transposase gives MGYFKGKQFKKDIILVAVGYYCRFSLSYRDISELLRERGISVHPTTIMRWVHEYGNLIYQIWKKKNKKVQSSWKLDETYIKVKGKWRYLYRAIDKGGYTLDIQLRKTRDHQAAYAFMKRLVKAFGEPTVLTTDKAPALLCAFNKLKEQGFYRRTTHCTVKHLNNLIEQDHRHVKRRFAKSIGFQSLRHTSRTLKGIETVHALYKRKRSLQQPNFVFSTYNELQQLLTIA, from the coding sequence ATGGGATATTTTAAAGGAAAACAATTTAAGAAGGATATTATTTTAGTAGCCGTTGGCTACTATTGTCGTTTTTCTTTAAGCTATCGCGATATCTCTGAACTTTTGAGAGAGCGTGGCATATCGGTTCATCCAACAACTATTATGCGTTGGGTCCATGAATATGGAAATTTGATCTATCAAATCTGGAAGAAGAAAAACAAAAAGGTACAATCATCGTGGAAATTAGATGAAACTTATATAAAAGTGAAAGGAAAATGGCGTTATTTATATCGTGCGATCGATAAGGGTGGATATACATTGGATATTCAACTTCGAAAAACAAGAGATCATCAGGCGGCATATGCTTTTATGAAAAGATTGGTGAAGGCTTTTGGAGAACCAACAGTTCTCACAACAGACAAAGCCCCAGCGCTACTTTGCGCGTTTAACAAATTAAAAGAACAAGGTTTTTATAGACGTACAACTCATTGTACAGTCAAACATTTGAACAATCTCATTGAACAAGACCATAGACATGTAAAAAGGCGTTTTGCCAAATCTATAGGATTTCAAAGCCTTCGTCATACTTCACGTACCTTGAAAGGTATTGAAACCGTTCATGCTCTATATAAACGAAAACGAAGTTTGCAACAACCAAACTTCGTTTTTTCGACGTATAATGAATTACAACAATTACTAACGATTGCATAA
- a CDS encoding Tn3 family transposase: MPNRASLFHLKELILHYDWLIHQKIPVYLLESFSSTKIQQMAAEAKTLDAYRMSEIEKKKRYTLAISLISVQTSRILDNIGEMLIKRMMSIHKKGREFLQDYKKQTQKRTDSLVATLQHVLMAYQTEGIPDERLQAIQQVLGDKEDQVLQDCEDHLSLSGDNYYLFLQKFFKSHRSTLFKILEVFPLRSTTQDSSIVEAIQFIFSHQHTRKEWISVAHIKKIGLWKREVTPLLNLSWIPDGWWRWLSPKKKREVVPEELNRRHFEVCVFSQIMWGLKSGDLYIEGSEKYADYRKQLISWEEYEENLEEFCNQLNLPSLGSDFTKKIHHNLQQVCHNTNKSFPHNQQVRIEKGEVVIGKLKKKKVLPELKELENYIMYNLEPINVLDMLADTEYWLNWTRFFGPISGYEGKLENHIDRYLTNTFCYGCNLGPTQTARSIQEIDRKQIAWINQRHVTIEDLDKAIRYIINAYNRFELPKYWGDGKSASADGTIWDVYEQNLLSENHIRYGGYGGIGYYHVSNTYIALFSNFIPCGVWEGIHILDVLMNEKVDIQPEILHSDTQGQSTTVFGLATLLGIQLMPRIRNWKHLKLFRPNSQDSYEHIDELFSGEINWSMIENHYPDMLRIAMSIKAGKITPSTILNTLGTYSKKNKIYQAWFCCKVFLREVKM, from the coding sequence ATGCCAAACCGTGCCTCCTTGTTTCATTTAAAAGAGTTAATTCTGCATTACGATTGGTTAATACATCAAAAAATACCTGTTTACCTTCTTGAAAGCTTTTCTTCAACCAAAATACAACAAATGGCTGCTGAAGCTAAAACATTAGATGCTTATCGTATGTCAGAAATAGAAAAGAAGAAAAGATATACGTTAGCCATCTCTTTGATTTCTGTACAAACATCAAGAATACTAGATAATATTGGTGAAATGCTGATAAAACGTATGATGAGTATTCATAAAAAAGGACGTGAATTTTTACAGGATTATAAAAAACAGACACAAAAACGAACGGATTCTTTAGTAGCCACTTTACAGCATGTACTTATGGCCTACCAAACGGAAGGAATACCTGATGAACGTTTACAAGCTATCCAACAAGTACTTGGAGATAAAGAAGATCAAGTATTACAAGATTGTGAGGATCATCTATCACTTAGTGGGGATAATTACTATTTGTTTTTACAAAAATTCTTTAAAAGTCATCGCTCTACACTATTCAAAATTTTAGAGGTATTCCCTTTACGGTCAACAACTCAGGATTCATCTATAGTAGAAGCCATTCAATTTATATTTTCTCATCAACATACCAGAAAAGAATGGATATCGGTCGCTCATATAAAAAAGATTGGACTGTGGAAAAGAGAAGTGACACCTCTTCTGAACTTGTCTTGGATACCTGATGGTTGGTGGAGATGGTTAAGTCCTAAAAAGAAAAGAGAAGTTGTTCCAGAGGAACTGAATCGTCGGCATTTTGAAGTGTGTGTATTTTCACAAATTATGTGGGGTTTGAAATCTGGAGATTTATATATTGAAGGTAGTGAAAAATATGCAGATTATCGAAAACAACTTATTTCATGGGAAGAATATGAAGAGAACCTTGAGGAATTTTGTAATCAATTAAACTTACCTAGTTTAGGTTCAGATTTCACAAAAAAGATACATCATAACCTTCAACAAGTTTGCCATAATACCAACAAATCCTTCCCACATAATCAGCAAGTTCGAATTGAAAAAGGCGAAGTAGTAATTGGAAAACTAAAAAAGAAGAAGGTTCTTCCTGAATTGAAAGAGCTTGAAAATTATATTATGTATAATTTAGAGCCGATTAACGTTCTAGATATGTTAGCAGATACAGAGTATTGGCTCAATTGGACACGTTTCTTTGGACCTATTTCAGGGTATGAAGGAAAATTAGAAAATCACATTGACCGTTATTTAACTAATACATTTTGTTACGGATGTAATTTAGGTCCTACTCAAACAGCTCGTTCAATACAAGAAATAGATCGAAAACAAATTGCTTGGATTAATCAAAGGCATGTAACAATTGAAGACTTAGACAAAGCAATTCGATATATTATTAATGCTTACAATCGTTTTGAACTTCCAAAATATTGGGGAGATGGAAAAAGTGCATCAGCAGACGGAACGATATGGGATGTCTATGAACAAAATCTTTTATCTGAAAACCATATTCGATATGGGGGTTATGGGGGTATTGGATATTATCATGTTTCCAACACATATATTGCTTTATTTAGTAATTTTATTCCTTGTGGGGTTTGGGAAGGAATACATATATTGGATGTTTTGATGAATGAAAAAGTAGATATTCAACCAGAAATTCTGCATTCGGATACGCAAGGACAAAGCACCACAGTCTTTGGTTTAGCTACTTTATTAGGTATTCAGTTAATGCCCCGCATTCGCAATTGGAAGCACTTAAAATTATTTCGCCCCAATTCACAAGACAGTTATGAACATATTGATGAACTATTTTCAGGAGAAATCAATTGGAGTATGATTGAAAATCACTACCCGGATATGCTTAGAATCGCGATGTCAATCAAAGCTGGTAAAATCACCCCATCCACTATATTGAATACATTAGGCACATACAGTAAGAAGAATAAAATATATCAGGCATGGTTCTGTTGCAAAGTTTTTCTAAGGGAAGTTAAAATGTAA
- a CDS encoding DUF4158 domain-containing protein, whose protein sequence is MPSIQDTIYPRIKHNLSTEDLRSVYTPTRSEIEWTSLKTKGTLQQLVLLILLKTVQNLGFFTRISDIPPIIIKHIAQSAQLPIPIETEWEAYSKTRTIKRHYQFVRQYLKIQQFDHNARQIMLDTMKHIAGSKDDPADLINAAIEELIHQRYELPVYNTFKEAANEIRHKSYRFIYEQVYESLQEQQLQQIDYLFQTEPDTFYSPWNRLKEDAKPCLLVSFKRVNSALRLVNTSKNTCLPS, encoded by the coding sequence ATGCCTAGTATTCAAGATACGATATATCCAAGAATCAAACATAATCTAAGTACGGAAGATTTAAGGAGTGTATACACGCCAACCAGAAGCGAAATAGAATGGACAAGTTTGAAAACAAAAGGAACATTACAGCAACTAGTGTTACTAATTTTGCTAAAAACTGTACAAAATCTTGGCTTTTTTACACGTATTTCAGATATACCTCCAATTATAATTAAACACATTGCACAGTCCGCTCAATTACCTATCCCTATTGAAACTGAATGGGAAGCATACAGTAAAACACGTACTATAAAAAGACATTATCAATTTGTAAGACAGTATCTAAAAATTCAACAATTTGATCATAATGCTCGTCAAATCATGCTTGATACAATGAAACATATAGCTGGAAGCAAAGATGATCCAGCTGATTTAATTAATGCAGCTATTGAAGAGTTAATACATCAAAGATATGAATTACCCGTCTATAACACTTTTAAAGAAGCGGCTAACGAAATAAGACACAAGTCTTATCGTTTCATTTACGAGCAAGTATATGAATCCTTACAAGAGCAACAATTACAACAAATAGACTATTTATTTCAAACAGAACCTGACACCTTTTATAGCCCGTGGAATCGCCTCAAAGAAGATGCCAAACCGTGCCTCCTTGTTTCATTTAAAAGAGTTAATTCTGCATTACGATTGGTTAATACATCAAAAAATACCTGTTTACCTTCTTGA
- a CDS encoding DUF6884 domain-containing protein, translating to MTRLGIIPCGKKKIWDKYSNQGPTEAKDVYISPFGKACQAYASKFFENWVILSAKHGFLRPTDIVNENYDLAFDSKSDEIISIEELQKQMVDKGLLEFDEIVLLAGKKHKKVVIQLYSEEIITYPLEGCKGIGYMLQRLKGAVEECNEI from the coding sequence ATGACAAGACTAGGTATTATTCCATGTGGAAAAAAGAAAATTTGGGATAAGTATTCTAATCAAGGGCCTACAGAAGCGAAGGATGTATATATCAGTCCATTCGGAAAAGCATGTCAGGCGTATGCATCTAAGTTTTTCGAAAACTGGGTTATATTATCTGCAAAGCATGGATTTTTAAGGCCAACTGATATCGTAAACGAAAACTATGACCTCGCATTTGATTCAAAAAGTGATGAGATTATTAGTATAGAAGAACTACAAAAACAAATGGTTGATAAAGGATTGCTAGAATTTGATGAAATTGTTTTGCTTGCAGGGAAGAAACATAAAAAAGTAGTCATACAGTTATATTCAGAAGAAATCATTACGTATCCATTAGAGGGATGTAAAGGGATAGGTTATATGTTGCAGCGGTTGAAAGGTGCGGTTGAGGAGTGTAACGAAATATAA